One genomic region from Doryrhamphus excisus isolate RoL2022-K1 chromosome 14, RoL_Dexc_1.0, whole genome shotgun sequence encodes:
- the LOC131101882 gene encoding zinc fingers and homeoboxes protein 1-like isoform X1 has protein sequence MASRRKSSTPCMVPPREALHSDQDTEEVTDEVESEDGEFSVSRPVGGRGYSHTSATEGGYECKYCNFRTSQLNLFTVHVDSEHPDVVTNTSYVCVECDYHTRSYDTLLVHNARHHPGEDNFTRTMVRRNNETVFQQTVNDLTFDGGFVKMEAGEGEDVCRKGIALSKTPIMRSRAEPKKFTVSHKMAIEDGIKVESQDETDEYEDPPTLSPVTATGPRLVPLSSPLHVQTVSPSFVVNSANVLHVKGGSSGGTVLPAGTLAQVLSALQNQQNQTQLLIPVSSIPAYNAAMDNNVLLVSSYNRFPYPAVSEVAALSSQTKFSEENIKVWFSAQRLKHGVSWTPEEVEEARRKKFNGTVQTIPQTITVIPAANGLQSIFQTCQIMGQPGLVLTQVSGVGGTVSVRSPVALTVAGALGNRPKAAELSTSESKTEKVSSPASFDSASKPKKSKEQLAELKASYGRRQFATEAEISRLMQVTKLSKRAIKKWFSDTRYNQRNSKDLHADSPSGRGPAPAAGAQVARGSGNDADAGDNAAAIVIDSSDDASDASPTFAASLASPRTLGDRRAKLRHAFPDFTPQKFKEKTSEQLLLLESSFRKSDTPSDDELMRLRALTKLTRREVDAWFIERRKTPQDPRSLDGKTAEDKLRPATTRERPPVTPSGRRMMKKTPEQLHILKKAFVRSQWPTTEEYDKMAEDSGLPRTYVVNWFGDTRYACKNSNLKWFYLYQSGKVDEALNGGTKIHKKSRKRFRGWSRRTRRPYPCKRSPQGGATPGQAKSGKAVLRDYYLQHGVLREGDVDALAAKSDMSEQHVRAWFCELGQRAKEGKVFSEVEEEEEEEEALEHADSEGDMDVKEQTDDDCNPEPEEEDHGELSPGGTSQQT, from the exons ATGGCGAGCCGCAGGAAGTCCAGCACGCCGTGCATGGTTCCTCCTCGGGAGGCGCTCCACTCCGATCAGGACACGGAGGAAGTGACGGATGAGGTGGAGTCCGAGGATGGCGAGTTCAGTGTCTCCAGGCctgtgggggggaggggttaCTCTCACACAAGCGCCACCGAGGGAGGTTACGAATGCAAGTACTGCAACTTCCGGACGTCTCAACTCAATTTGTTCACCGTGCACGTGGACTCTGAGCATCCCGATGTGGTTACCAACACGTCGTACGTGTGTGTCGAGTGCGACTACCACACCAGGAG CTACGACACGCTACTGGTGCACAACGCTCGCCACCACCCGGGCGAGGACAACTTCACACGCACGATGGTGAGACGTAATAACGAGACCGTCTTCCAGCAGACGGTCAACGACCTCACCTTCGACGGCGGCTTCGTTAAGATGGAAGCCGGCGAGGGGGAGGATGTGTGTCGGAAAGGCATCGCCCTCAGCAAGACCCCCATCATGAGGAGCAGGGCGGAGCCCAAAAAGTTCACAGTCTCGCACAAAATGGCCATCGAGGACGGCATTAAAGTGGAGAGCCAGGACGAGACTGACGAGTACGAGGACCCGCCCACACTGTCGCCCGTGACTGCCACCGGCCCACGACTCGTCCCCCTCTCGTCTCCCCTTCACGTCCAGACGGTGTCCCCGAGCTTCGTGGTGAACAGCGCCAACGTGCTGCACGTGAAAGGCGGCAGCAGTGGTGGCACCGTGCTACCCGCTGGGACGCTGGCCCAGGTTCTGTCAGCTTTGCAGAACCAGCAGAACcagacgcagctcctcatccccGTCAGCAGCATTCCTGCCTACAACGCTGCCATGGACAATAACGTTCTGCTGGTCAGCTCCTACAACAG GTTTCCCTATCCAGCGGTGTCGGAGGTCGCCGCCTTGTCGTCGCAGACCAAGTTCAGCGAGGAGAACATCAAAGTGTGGTTCTCCGCCCAGCGGCTCAAACATGGCGTCAGTTGGACACCCGAGGAG GTGGAGGAGGCGCGCAGGAAGAAGTTTAACGGCACTGTGCAGACCATCCCCCAGACCATCACTGTCATCCCCGCCGCCAACGGCCTGCAGTCCATCTTCCAGACTTGTCAGATCATGGGCCAGCCGGGTCTCGTCCTCACGCAGGTGAGCGGGGTCGGCGGCACCGTGTCTGTGAGGTCTCCCGTCGCTCTGACCGTCGCCGGCGCTCTCGGCAACCGGCCCAAAGCTGCTGAACTCTCCACATCTGAGTCGAAGACGGAGAAGGTGTCCTCGCCGGCCTCATTCGACTCTGCCTCCAAACCCAAAAAGTCCAAAGAGCAGCTGGCCGAGCTGAAGGCGAGCTACGGCAGGCGTCAGTTTGCCACCGAGGCGGAGATTTCCCGCCTGATGCAGGTCACCAAGCTGTCGAAACGCGCCATCAAGAAGTGGTTCAGCGACACGCGCTACAACCAGCGCAACTCCAAGGACCTGCACGCCGACAGTCCGTCCGGCAGGGGGCCGGCGCCTGCTGCAGGCGCCCAGGTGGCAAGAGGCAGTGGAAATGACGCCGATGCCGGCGACAACGCTGCCGCCATTGTCATCGATTCCAGCGACGACGCCAGCGACGCTTCGCCGACGTTCGCAGCTTCCCTGGCCTCGCCCCGCACCCTGGGAGACCGCCGCGCCAAACTCCGCCACGCCTTCCCAGACTTCACGCCCCAGAAGTTCAAGGAGAAGACTTCAGAGCAGCTCCTCCTTCTGGAGTCCAGTTTCCGCAAGTCCGACACGCCGTCAGACGACGAGCTGATGCGTCTGCGGGCGCTCACTAAGCTGACGCGCCGCGAGGTGGATGCCTGGTTCATCGAGAGACGCAAAACACCTCAGGACCCGCGCTCGCTCGATGGAAAGACGGCCGAAGACAAGCTCAGACCTGCCACCACTCGGGAACGCCCCCCAGTGACCCCCTCGGGCCGCAGGATGATGAAGAAAACGCCCGAGCAACTCCACATCCTGAAGAAAGCCTTCGTCCGCTCGCAATGGCCGACCACCGAGGAGTACGACAAGATGGCGGAGGACAGCGGCCTGCCACGCACCTACGTCGTCAACTGGTTCGGAGACACGCGGTACGCCTGCAAGAACAGCAACCTCAAGTGGTTCTACCTGTACCAGAGCGGCAAG GTGGACGAGGCGCTCAATGGTGGGACCAAAATCCACAAGAAGTCCAGGAAGCGTTTCCGGGGTTGGTCCAGGAGAACACGTCGGCCGTATCCCTGCAAGCGCTCGCCACAGGGGGGCGCCACGCCCGGCCAG gcCAAAAGCGGCAAGGCGGTCCTGAGGGACTACTACCTCCAGCACGGCGTCCTGAGGGAAGGCGACGTGGATGCGTTGGCAGCCAAGTCGGACATGAGCGAGCAACACGTGAGGGCGTGGTTTTGTGAGTTGGGTCAGCGGGCGAAGGAAGGCAAGGTGTTCAgcgaggtggaggaggaggaggaggaggaggaagcactAGAACATGCGGACAGCGAAGGAGACATGGACGTGAAAGAACAAACCGATGATGACTGCAACCCGGAGCCGGAAGAGGAGGATCATGGTGAGTTGTCTCCTGGCGGGACATCACAGCAAACGTGA
- the LOC131101882 gene encoding zinc fingers and homeoboxes protein 1-like isoform X2, which translates to MASRRKSSTPCMVPPREALHSDQDTEEVTDEVESEDGEFSVSRPVGGRGYSHTSATEGGYECKYCNFRTSQLNLFTVHVDSEHPDVVTNTSYVCVECDYHTRSYDTLLVHNARHHPGEDNFTRTMVRRNNETVFQQTVNDLTFDGGFVKMEAGEGEDVCRKGIALSKTPIMRSRAEPKKFTVSHKMAIEDGIKVESQDETDEYEDPPTLSPVTATGPRLVPLSSPLHVQTVSPSFVVNSANVLHVKGGSSGGTVLPAGTLAQVLSALQNQQNQTQLLIPVSSIPAYNAAMDNNVLLVSSYNRFPYPAVSEVAALSSQTKFSEENIKVWFSAQRLKHGVSWTPEEVEEARRKKFNGTVQTIPQTITVIPAANGLQSIFQTCQIMGQPGLVLTQVSGVGGTVSVRSPVALTVAGALGNRPKAAELSTSESKTEKVSSPASFDSASKPKKSKEQLAELKASYGRRQFATEAEISRLMQVTKLSKRAIKKWFSDTRYNQRNSKDLHADSPSGRGPAPAAGAQVARGSGNDADAGDNAAAIVIDSSDDASDASPTFAASLASPRTLGDRRAKLRHAFPDFTPQKFKEKTSEQLLLLESSFRKSDTPSDDELMRLRALTKLTRREVDAWFIERRKTPQDPRSLDGKTAEDKLRPATTRERPPVTPSGRRMMKKTPEQLHILKKAFVRSQWPTTEEYDKMAEDSGLPRTYVVNWFGDTRYACKNSNLKWFYLYQSGKVDEALNGGTKIHKKSRKRFRGWSRRTRRPYPCKRSPQGGATPGQVVGQAGWCRTSPCANIPRWTPGAGDSQPLLEPTQGLEPPGGPLNIPHSACVTRCYILHLQGEFVPSFIPPRLRAWWSLSQLDGWTANHWAGIN; encoded by the exons ATGGCGAGCCGCAGGAAGTCCAGCACGCCGTGCATGGTTCCTCCTCGGGAGGCGCTCCACTCCGATCAGGACACGGAGGAAGTGACGGATGAGGTGGAGTCCGAGGATGGCGAGTTCAGTGTCTCCAGGCctgtgggggggaggggttaCTCTCACACAAGCGCCACCGAGGGAGGTTACGAATGCAAGTACTGCAACTTCCGGACGTCTCAACTCAATTTGTTCACCGTGCACGTGGACTCTGAGCATCCCGATGTGGTTACCAACACGTCGTACGTGTGTGTCGAGTGCGACTACCACACCAGGAG CTACGACACGCTACTGGTGCACAACGCTCGCCACCACCCGGGCGAGGACAACTTCACACGCACGATGGTGAGACGTAATAACGAGACCGTCTTCCAGCAGACGGTCAACGACCTCACCTTCGACGGCGGCTTCGTTAAGATGGAAGCCGGCGAGGGGGAGGATGTGTGTCGGAAAGGCATCGCCCTCAGCAAGACCCCCATCATGAGGAGCAGGGCGGAGCCCAAAAAGTTCACAGTCTCGCACAAAATGGCCATCGAGGACGGCATTAAAGTGGAGAGCCAGGACGAGACTGACGAGTACGAGGACCCGCCCACACTGTCGCCCGTGACTGCCACCGGCCCACGACTCGTCCCCCTCTCGTCTCCCCTTCACGTCCAGACGGTGTCCCCGAGCTTCGTGGTGAACAGCGCCAACGTGCTGCACGTGAAAGGCGGCAGCAGTGGTGGCACCGTGCTACCCGCTGGGACGCTGGCCCAGGTTCTGTCAGCTTTGCAGAACCAGCAGAACcagacgcagctcctcatccccGTCAGCAGCATTCCTGCCTACAACGCTGCCATGGACAATAACGTTCTGCTGGTCAGCTCCTACAACAG GTTTCCCTATCCAGCGGTGTCGGAGGTCGCCGCCTTGTCGTCGCAGACCAAGTTCAGCGAGGAGAACATCAAAGTGTGGTTCTCCGCCCAGCGGCTCAAACATGGCGTCAGTTGGACACCCGAGGAG GTGGAGGAGGCGCGCAGGAAGAAGTTTAACGGCACTGTGCAGACCATCCCCCAGACCATCACTGTCATCCCCGCCGCCAACGGCCTGCAGTCCATCTTCCAGACTTGTCAGATCATGGGCCAGCCGGGTCTCGTCCTCACGCAGGTGAGCGGGGTCGGCGGCACCGTGTCTGTGAGGTCTCCCGTCGCTCTGACCGTCGCCGGCGCTCTCGGCAACCGGCCCAAAGCTGCTGAACTCTCCACATCTGAGTCGAAGACGGAGAAGGTGTCCTCGCCGGCCTCATTCGACTCTGCCTCCAAACCCAAAAAGTCCAAAGAGCAGCTGGCCGAGCTGAAGGCGAGCTACGGCAGGCGTCAGTTTGCCACCGAGGCGGAGATTTCCCGCCTGATGCAGGTCACCAAGCTGTCGAAACGCGCCATCAAGAAGTGGTTCAGCGACACGCGCTACAACCAGCGCAACTCCAAGGACCTGCACGCCGACAGTCCGTCCGGCAGGGGGCCGGCGCCTGCTGCAGGCGCCCAGGTGGCAAGAGGCAGTGGAAATGACGCCGATGCCGGCGACAACGCTGCCGCCATTGTCATCGATTCCAGCGACGACGCCAGCGACGCTTCGCCGACGTTCGCAGCTTCCCTGGCCTCGCCCCGCACCCTGGGAGACCGCCGCGCCAAACTCCGCCACGCCTTCCCAGACTTCACGCCCCAGAAGTTCAAGGAGAAGACTTCAGAGCAGCTCCTCCTTCTGGAGTCCAGTTTCCGCAAGTCCGACACGCCGTCAGACGACGAGCTGATGCGTCTGCGGGCGCTCACTAAGCTGACGCGCCGCGAGGTGGATGCCTGGTTCATCGAGAGACGCAAAACACCTCAGGACCCGCGCTCGCTCGATGGAAAGACGGCCGAAGACAAGCTCAGACCTGCCACCACTCGGGAACGCCCCCCAGTGACCCCCTCGGGCCGCAGGATGATGAAGAAAACGCCCGAGCAACTCCACATCCTGAAGAAAGCCTTCGTCCGCTCGCAATGGCCGACCACCGAGGAGTACGACAAGATGGCGGAGGACAGCGGCCTGCCACGCACCTACGTCGTCAACTGGTTCGGAGACACGCGGTACGCCTGCAAGAACAGCAACCTCAAGTGGTTCTACCTGTACCAGAGCGGCAAG GTGGACGAGGCGCTCAATGGTGGGACCAAAATCCACAAGAAGTCCAGGAAGCGTTTCCGGGGTTGGTCCAGGAGAACACGTCGGCCGTATCCCTGCAAGCGCTCGCCACAGGGGGGCGCCACGCCCGGCCAG GTGGTTGGCCAGGCTGGATGGTGCAGGACGTCTCCGTGTGCCAACATCCCACGATGGACACCTGGCGCTGGCGACAGCCAACCGCTGCTGGAGCCAACCCAAGGACTAGAGCCACCTGGAGGACCCTTGAACATTCCACACTCTGCATGTGTGACACGCTGCTATATTCTGCATCTGCAGGGGGAGTTTGTTCCATCCTTCATACCTCCAAG GTTGCGGgcgtggtggagcctatcccagctggacgggtggacagccaatcactgggctggaataaattaa